CTTTCTATACATTATGAACACATTTTTACATAAAGATTCATAGCCACGCACACAGTTTCTTATATAGGATTACAAACCCCAGACATACATTGGGTGAAAAAAATACTACtatatgaaaaaaatactttGAAGTAACAAACTAgtaaataacattattattattattatgacaatTTGCCCTTTGATAACGGCTTCCTTTTGCTTTGAATACTCAGAAGGTGAAATTTTTGGTAAAGTAAAACGTTTTCAAAAATATTGACATCTGTCACACAGAACAATTGTATTGATAATGTGGAGCAAAGCAACAGTTTCACGTTAAACCTCACTGACAAAGTAACTTTGCTAGTTTCTAAATGCCATAAGCATACTGCATTACAAATTAACACATAATTGAATTAGCATCACAGTAATCTGGTCTCAGCAAAAATTGTGTACATGGTGAGGCTAGTAGACCTGGAATTTGCCAACCACTTAAACCTAAGACTgacgacaaaaacaaaaaaaaacatttttaaagcagAGCAATGGAAAAATGTAATATAATCCACCAAGTTATCTTAGACATTCTTTTTCTGCATCTATATGGGTTTGAGTTTCCAAATAATTCAGAGGATTGCTTCAAAGCCTCAATGTCTGTTGCCAACTGTTAAACATGTTGGGGGTCTGTAATGGTATGGGAAGCCATGTTATGGGAATCATTAAATCCTACAATTATTCTGCATGGTCTTATAACTGCTGTCGAACAGCCATTTTACAGGAAAACCAGGTTCTTCTGAGGTTCCCATGTTCCATACACATTACTATGCTCAAATTCAAATGGAATATCATGTTCTCCAGAAGACAAAAAACTATGAAATCATTCAATCTAAACATTGACACCAGTGCTAGGCCCAAAGTACTAGTGGACCTATGCAAAGCAAATTTCCATTCATGTACTGGAGATTTTTGATTTCAGAGAAGGGTGCAATATTCCAAAATAAGAAATTATATGAAAGCAGTCCAAGAAAGATTGGAGCTGCTATAATTGAATATAAAAGTCTAGCACTATTCATTATTAGTTGATTTGCATGTATCTGTAATACTATTAATAAACacttatattttaaatttgttgCCATTACCCCTGTCTACCAATGAAAGCATCAATGTTTTTAATGGGTGGTATACATGCTCACTTCAGCTGCACACCCCTGTTTGGGAGGTACATATTTGCATCCCATAATGGGTAAAAAGACTCATCACTGGCGATTAGGGCTTGACTGCAATGGTGGCCAGATGTCTTTTTATGATGCTCAGTGTAAATCGTACATTTTGAACCGCTTACCTGGGTCCTCGGCTCTCTCTTGGAGTCAGGCTGTGAGGCTTGTGTACTCTGCATCGATTGGTCGCCTTGGGAGTACTTCCAGCGGTCAGTAGCAGCCATCCGGATGGAGTTCTCTGCTGACTGGTGTGAGGGTTAGCAGGCGCAGAAGGGTGAGGTGCCGTTCTCCCCAACCAGCTTACGTTGATCTTCAGCCACATTGACGGTCCCCACCCTGGAGGCTCTTTCACATCACCAGTGATGTGTTTCACCACAAACAGCAACAGTACccaaattggcattttttttaaatagcagatGCCGCATGCCCAGCACCAGATTATGGAGGAGTGATGTCCGGAGTGCTATCCAGGCTGTACAAATTCCTTGATGATTTTTGGAGGAAGGTGTTCTTCCAGCAGCCTGCTCTACTCACAGAATCACTCAGCTGAGCTGATGTACCGGTCAAATTATGCATCGCCAGCACACATGGGGCAAGGAGTTCCGGCCTGCATCGGAGCTGGGCGCTTCCAAAGCCAACGGAGGTTAAGCGGATTACAGCAGTGAGAAGAGAGCAGAGGTTGCTGAGGGAGACACCCTATCTCATAGGTGCTGCATCGGCCACTTCTGTGTCCCTAAGCCTACCAACTTACTCCATAACCTGGAACAGCACCTTACCCATGGTTGGCATAGGATGAATAGTCAGAAGGTTGATCTGTTCAttttcccatcacacacagccggGAGAACTCATAATGGATTTGGCGTGTCCTTGCTCTTTAGCTCAATTATATGTTACTGCTTGTCCTTTTCTCCTAAGTTGATAGTGCTATTTTTCTGCCGACCACACATTACATGTCCCATATATCTTGGACATTCGCATTTACCACTAGAGCCATCCGCGGTGGCACATTATTCTCGTATGTGAACCTTGCATAATTTACTTTATTACTATTGTTGTTTGCTTATCACTATCAGTACATCATTATGTTAAGATACTATTTTGGATTAGTCACATTGCACTGTATATTATTGCTTTCATTTCTTTTCATATAAAATAAGGCCTATAACATCTATACGTCACATATGTCTCTGCATGCTCTTAGTTACTCTTCATTGTCATAGTTAGGCCCTTGACATGTATTGTGAAGCTTGTTTCTATCTCCAATGCTTGGCTTTACTCCTGCCATAACTGTACACATCTGTATTTAAAATATGTGCCTCAATTAAAAACAGACTGAGAAAAAAAGTGTCCCATCACTTTATGtatgtaaaataaagtatttgCTCTTTCTCTTTGCGTTCTCAGATTGCCTCCAAAGCTCCTACAATAAATCCTTCTGGCTGTTTCTCTCCACTTTGTGGCTGCTGCTCTCACACTGAGCCtcccctccccctgcttccacttGCAGACATTGCATTCTCTTAGGGTAAATTCAAGCAGTATAGACATCCAGGGGATTCCCTGATAACAGGCATGCAGAACACAGCGTTCTTATATTTGTGCTGATCTGCACAGCCTGAAGTGACTGGGCAGAGGAGTAAAGTATTGCAATTCAACCTCTAAATTTATAGAAATCtagacatttgctagcaattctgcTAGCAAACTGCATACATGCAATTCGATGTTTTAAGATTAGTGTGGTTACTCATGTCTGAATGAACCATCCCCAATGGCTGCCTAGTCGCTATTCTtatatgtttagtagacatgcatgGTAGATGTGGGCAGAGGAAGGTTTTGAACCGTCCTTTAACCCCcatcaattttattttatgtggCGGATGGCTCACAAGTACCGGCCAGTTGCCACATAAATAACCCTTGCATTGCTAAGGTTATCCAACTACGactaaatattaattaaaattatcattcacttgcataaaagcaagtgaacgataatttataaatatgtattaagCTGCATGCATTTTGTCCCCATTCAGTTTAAAATCAATGCTTTGTGATTTCTCTGAAtcatatattttgtacatttaaatgCAAAAGCACAGATTATAACCCAGACACTAAATATATCAGGGCAATTGCAGCAGATTGACAAAAGGATAAAAAAGGATCAGCCTTAATATACCTAactaaaagatatataaaaataccaacattttaactttttctacCTCAACTTGAGAAAGCCACTTTGGTGAAACGCATTGTGGATATTTTAactgtttgttttaaattgtattttaataaaggtattttggcctctTTCCactgtgagtgtgccattttactttattattttctacCTGGCATCCGATTTTAAGTTCCAGTGAGGACTACTCTAAAAGAATCcacggtggggattataccacttacgcctacacattgagcagttaatctgcccaattaaatgtgagtacctattctatattctatactcctggtaccttttatactgtgagcacaattgctgtctcttttatattttttatgatctTCATACCGATGATACACCAGCCTACCTACACCGTCTCActtatcctataagtggggattgtacaacTATATGACATTCAGCTAGGTCAAGCTCTATCAATTGTAAGTAGGACCAAAgacgttttatttacttttatgttaTTCTGGGATTTTCTGCACCCTTAGTTCTCTCTTTCTGTTGCATATATGGCTGCCAAGAATACACTGATCTGGCCCCATTCACGAGGAACTACCCTGACTCTTTGAGGTTTTATCTTCCAGCAAGTTTTACCATTTGGATTCACACTTGGACTTATATTtgaactttctttttctttttctttgtttgtcctcattatattatatatatatatatattttttttattttaataaatatgttataaaacaTCTGTTTTATAATTTCTTTATCCCCCCGTTTGACTCATCTCAATTGCAACAGATTCGCCTGAGTTAACAGAGTCCCGTCAACGTTTAGATACAGCAAATAAGGGAATTGCAATTGAGATCGGAATTCAGTAATTTTGATTGAATATTTTCGATCTGGACAGAATCTGGAGTTTGGTGCACAGCCCTGTAAGATGAGTTTGTTATTTGGCTTAGTTAATAAGAATTATCTTTACTTCCTTGTGCTGAATTTCAATATCTGAGCGCttccattttttttctcctctgtccacaatgtctgcagtttgccctttggtgggattcttttgactgatggattgtgagTGAATTAGCAACTGAAATGGGGCCCACACACTGATACATTTTACGCCTATACAGCATATGTTGTATATACTATATTTAATATACTTAACAGCTTAGAAGCTTAACAGTAACCCATATaagcataatttattttttaaatggctgTGTATGTTGATTACCTTTCTTCCATCATTTCCCTGATGGTGGCTACATTAGGTCCAGCTCCAAGATGTGTATAGTAGGGTCCTTCGTCTTTCTCAATGATTTGTTCTGTTCAAACCAAAATTTCAGATGTTTTAATCCATACATGTAAATCACGACACGTTATCTGATGATAAGACACACTCTGAACATCAACACACTAGATTATTATTCCTTTGCATAAGATAGATAAAAAGGATTCTGTGTCAAAATATAGAAAATGAAAAAGTTTTTCGAAATCTGTACAACTGGAAAGTTAAGACGCTTTGTGACATTTTATCTCAATTACATATAAGCCGTTAAGAAAAAATCATGACTAGAAAGTGACAGATTGTAAAACTTGATGTtactatttaaacaaaaatgattacagcttctcctgcaaaatgtattGTATAGCAAAGTTATCACTTACCTACACAGCTGCATGATGGAAAATCATACTGTGTTTTCACAGGGGTATCCAAAAGGTTTTTAATAGGTGTGCCCAGAAGCTTTGAAGGCGATTCTAAAAAATTATTCAGAGCAGATCCTGCTGCCCTCTTGGTTGGGGTTTTTTCTTGAGGAGGAATGGGTTGTTGGTCTAGTGTAGAAGAATTAGTGTGTGTACTTAGAATTGTAATGGGACCTGATGACTCTACCTTAACATGCTTGGGTGATTTAATTGTTGATATATGATTATGAAACACCGATTTGCCAGGATACGGTTTCATCTGCTGTTCCAGTGTTTCAATTATACTCTTTTGTTGCATGATCTCTGTACCAAAATGCTGACTCTCCTGCTTGATTGTTTTTCTCCCGGCTTTGTTTTCCCCGGGTGTACGCATGCAGTTGTTCTCTAATTTTGCAGATCTACGCCCATGAGAACTTTCATGCTTTTGTTGCTCTCTGCGCTGAAGCAAGTGATGCCTCAGAGCAGCATATTTTGGGATACAATCTACTTGATTTGCAAACTGAGAATGATACCCTGTTTGATCTTGTGAAAGACTAGTTGTAGGATGGCTTTGTGGTAAGTATCTTTTTTGGTGTTCCATGCTTCTTGGAACTTCATGGTTTAGTCTGCTGTTCTCTTGACTCAGCGGATGTGGAGGATTAGAAAAGGGAACCCTGttattttgtttgttgttgtaattgtgtgtgtcatgctgttgAATATTATGATTCTGATAATGTCTCATATGTTGCTGCAATTCCTCGGTCATGTCTTTACCATTACTTTTGCCAAATTCAATCTTCTCTGGTGTATATAGCTCTTTGCCTACACAAGAAGGTCCCATACTGTGCATGTTAGGTTCATGATTTTGATGAAGGGCTGCATTTGTGCTGCTTGGGTATTTCCTCAATTCCCTCTCCAAGTCCTCAGCAGAAAATTGGTAACCAAGGGAATTTGGGTAAGGATTTATTGAATGTGTGTTTTCTTCTAGATTTAAGGAGTTTTGTGTGCTCCCTCTAGATTGATTACTTTTGTACACAGAGCTAGCATAGGCTTGTGATAATTCCTCTTTGTCCTGTTTCTGCTGAAGATGTTTGTTAAGGTTTAGCCGTGGACTTTCACATTGTTTTGTATGTTGCTGGTGTATTGCATGTTGCAAATTATGGGAAACTAACTCTTCCTTTGAAGTCTGTAATTTTAAGTGCTGTTTCAAGACTTGGTCAAATGCATGCTGAGTTTCTTGTTCTGGCATAGACTGAAAGCCAAAACAATttgctttatttttctgtgtatagGATTGTAACTGGGAGTCAATCTTTGTTTGTGATAAGTGCTTTTGGAAATGTTGCTGCTGATCAGGACTATCTGACTGATGTAAAACCCCATTTGTTGGTGATTCAGGGTTACGCGGACTAAGATCAACTAATCCAGGTTTTCTTGTATATTGCTTTAGCTTCATCTGGCTTTGCGACTGAGATTGAATTAGTAATTGCAATAAATCCTCTGATGACTTCTGAGAAGAATCTTTTTGCCTACAGTAATTGGGCCGATGTTCTAACCAGCTTGTCCTCAAATATGGATTAGTTTGCTGCATGAATTGTTCCCTTTCTTTTGTTACACCATTGCAACTCTCTTGGCCAATCTCTTGCAGGGGTGTTTGTTTTTCTGactgttttttagagatacatCTGTTAGCAATAGAGCTTTCGGATGATGCCTCTCTCACTGCTGTGCACTGAGGTGAAGGTAATTCTGTGGGTAGCATAATATGTTTTATAACTGTAGGGGGGTGCAGAACAGCAGACTGAGAAGAAACTGCTTGATCATGTAGCTTACCAGATTGACTGGATAGGGAAGAATTGAAAATGGTTTCATCATACGTATTCTGATTGGAATTAAAACCTTCACTTTCTTGGGAATACAGCAATTTATTGAACTGTAGGGAAGTAAAAGGATCCTTCTTTTCATGATCTAACTTCTCATCAGTTCTCATATTTCTGAAAAGGAAAGAATCATTGGTAGAAACAGCCTGTTGATGGTTTGAAGCATGTTCTGCAGGTCCACGTGAGTTACAGTTCCTGTTAGATGTTAGTGTATGGGAGTTATATTTGGGTGTATCCTGTGGAAGTGGTTGTTGTTCATGTATGTGAAGTGAGTAGTTTCTGGATATTACAGCTTGCTCACTGAAGCTCTCACCATTGGAAGCCTCAACAGCCATTGCATCTGACTCTTGAGGCAGCACCAAATTCAAAGTTTGTTGGGAGGTGATCTGTCCTGAGGTATGTGATGAATGAATTGTCTGGGTAGACAATTCATTGCTAGCATCCGTTTGAGTGTTAATGGCATCCATGTGAGGAGGTTGCTTCTGCACTGCAGTGGAAACATTGTTGTTATAATATTGAGGATCTGTTTTCTCCAGGAGTTCCTGGTGAATAGTTTCCATGGAAGAAGCAGAAAAGCTAGCACCGTTTGACATTGGCACTGTCCTAGCCGCAAGACCTAAGACAATGTCTCTGTTATGGGAATTCACGTCTTTACATTGCTCACTGGGAACCTGAAACCCTTTATTTTTCTGTTCTGATATTCTTGCCGAATCATCTTTACAGCCAAAATCAAAGACACTTGGTTGAATATTTTTCAGGTCACCTTGTTTTTCTCCATTAACTGTTTCGCCTCCTCTCACTTTTTTCAAATGAATGGATTCAGAAATCAAAGGATCACTAAAAGTGCGCTTGAAGCCGCCATTTTCAATACGGTTGGGATAATCTCTGTTTTCATGCAGTGGGTCAGAATCGGCACATTCCTGGTTTCCCTTCATATGTGTGATGCTGAAGCTGCTTTTTGTTGCTAAATACTTGTCTCCATTAACTTGGACATGAGAGCACTCGGATGTCAGGTTCCCATTTTGTTGCTGTGAGATATTGGTTTGGCTAGCAGGCACTGGATGTATTAGGAGTGGACCCAATCTACTGCCCTCATGATGGTTGGTACTTTCCTCTTCCATCTGGCCTGCTCCGGGGCCATCCAAAAAGCTTCCTCGCAAACGTACctgtagataaataaaaatacaattattgaataaaatatagtaaactgcacactatataaaattatatttagaaaatCCTTTCATGAAAGCATTAAGGACACCTAGGCAGATCCTGTGGTGTTCATGCTACAGTCGCtataagggacactttaggcactaaAGCAATTTTACCTTAcaaagtagttttagtgtatagttcatgccactgcagtctcgctgttcaattctctgcaatttaggagttaaatccctttatttatgCCACCCTAGTCACatctacctgcatgtgacttgcagccTTCCTAGACACTTCCTGAAAAGTAATCCAGGTATTTTGGGTTCCTTAACTGCActgtctgtttaatctagaattttgtatatcctgctctgttaatagcctcttAAACActtttgtgtgtgattaaagttcaatttatagagcaggagataaattctaaaGCAAGTTTacctctgattaaaaatgaaaccattttttaaatgcatgcagtgtgagtcacaaccaggggaagtgtggctaaggctgcatataCAGAAACAAGAGTGActgaactcctaaatgtcagagaattgtgcagtgagactgcaggggcatgatctataccccaaaactgatttaataagctaaagttgttttgatgcctatcaTATCCCTTTTAGCTGatagtatgtataaaaatatgttCAGTGTTATTGTTTACTTGTAAGTTAAATTAAGGATCGATTGCATTATTATGTAAAATATTCTTGAGGATTGATTGCATTATTATGTAAAATATTCTTTCAGCATACTATGTACACACAAaacgaagattttttttttagacacacCAAGAACAGTATTTGAGAATCAggtccggtgcaaggatatttgctcCCCTTTGCTCTACTAATGGTATGACATCACACGCACCACACCTCTGTAAGTATCCAATTGGTGTGGCAATATAATGTATCACCCATATGATCCAACACACACTAGCTCTctggcacaaacacacatacagtcacaagcattgacacacacaagctcactacacacaacgGAGACTGCATTTGGCGTCTAAAGTGCACCAAGTGAAGGGCCTGCTGAGACAGATACTCTAGGCTACCAGGTCTGATGCCTGCCGCATCCTAAATCCTTGATCCCTCTCACATGTTTCCATGCACAATTCTGCCTAATGGAATGTGGATCAGATGCAGCCAATGTGGAGTGCACCAGCGGCCAGAAGATAGTTCAGCACTGTGTGAATAATGGCTGTGCAGATGCAGCATGGCTGCCATCCGGAATCTTAGCATGTCTCTGTCTGGCCATTTAGCCATTTTTACAATTCGTTACAGGGTATACCTGGGCAGCCCTGTCGCCCGGACAGACCCATACATCATTACAGCTGTAGGTTTGCAAGAGGCGCTCTCAGTGATCTTGAGCCCTAGGCCACCGCTTAAGTGGCCTAATGGAAGTGCCATGCCATAGTTTTGAGTTGTAAATGTAGGTAGGCCTGCTGGCACTTGAAGCAAGCGCTAGGCTAGCGTATTATTTTgagaattattttaaaaagttaacACAGCCCTGTCGTGTCAATTACATATCATATATGCAAACAACATtttctctcacacacatacagggctcaaaatttccactcggCACTATGCATTGATGAATAGAACTTGCAGTGTTAAATAGCTTCAAGACTACTAGCaaatctatattttctataaACACCAAGAGGGTGCACACTTTACAAGGGTGCCTCACTCCTGTGCCCTATTcaaccttgcactgcagagagtcccaaGAGGAGgcttttcccaagtaagtgggttaatctcataagagcaggcattaggtttcTAGAATTGGGGTGCATTGATgttgtgacaggcttatgcaatgtatgattatagactgtaacaaaatcccttttatttttgcctaggttaggtgttttaaaaaccaaaacaaaacgttACATAAAAGcgagctttgaaattgctgtttagtgagtgAGTATGCTGGATCTTGAGCACTGAACATATTTAAGTTACTTGTTGAATGAgtcataaaaataaacaaaacctttACTCAACAAAAGCATATAAATCTTAGTGGAGATTTAGGAAGACTTTTGCCATACGGGCTGAATGATACGTGAGGTATAGTGGTGATGGGTAAGGGCCCTCCAGGTTGTGGTCTTTGTTTCCTGTGGCCCCTTCTCTGAGCCTAGAGAGGCAGAATGACTCGCCAGACAccccccccgtccccgtcccccGTCCCCCAGCCTGGTAGAGGGTCCACCTGTGACGTCTCTCCCCATGTGTTGTGCGCTCTGTCTGTGTGGATGGGTTAAGTGTGGGTCAGTAGTGCTGTTGCAGTGTACACCTCTGGTATGTCTCGCTTGTGAGCTGGACTGGCTTCTGTGCCTTGGTCGCCTATGTGTGGTTTGTTGTTCTGTCGTGGTTGCGAGTTTTTGTTTGTTAGCGAGGTCTTGGCTCGTGCGGAGGTCGCACATGGTTCATGCACCTCCAATGCATTGCTACCTAGTGTCATGGTAATCTTATTGGGTGGTCTATGGTGTCACAACAACCTCCTCCTGCCTGTGGTCGTCTGGTATGATGTTTGAGTCGTGGTTCCCAGTGGGCTTAGCTGTGCCACTGGGCTGTGGCCCGGTATAAGCAAAGGTAGTGGTCTCCAGACTCAATTGTCGCCTAGCTTCTGTTTGGTTCGGTGTCAGAGTACTATCTGTGTGGTGGTATACCGTTATTGGGCTTCCATGCCCACGGTGCCCTGGTGTCATGTGGTCCTCCCCGTGCGTCCTTGAGGGGACACTGTACACTCCTAGCCCGAAGGTCTGCGGCTCCCCTCCCTGTTTGGTGCTGTTTTGGAAGTTAAGGGTCACATTGTTTCCATAAGTCCCATACTTTTTGGAAGGTTGTGGTGGTGTTTCTGACCTGTGCGGTTAACTTGTCCATAAGGTAGTTGTCCCGTAGTTTGTTGATTACTAGCGATATCTGTGGGGTGTCCGGAGTGGCCCAGTGTTGGGCCAGGGCCCTGAGTGCTGCTAAGTAGATCATGTTGAGCAGTTTTTGCTCATATTTGTGTATGCCGTCGGCAAGCCCATGGGTCCAGGGGCACCCTTCGTTGGAGGATATCTGAACTGAGGGTCTCTACCCTCTGCCAGTACTCCTGTACCCTGGGGCACTgccaccacatgtgaatgtagCGCCCCCTGTGTCCACATAGTCGCCAGCAGGTATCGGTAATCCTTAATTTCATGTGATACTGCTTCACTGGCATCATGTACCAGCGAAAGAGTGTCTTGTATGATTGCGCCTGTATTGTCACGCATATTGAAGATTTGGCGCTCGCCTCCCATTTATCTTGTCAGTCTGTTCCCTCTAGAGTCTCCCCCAGGTCGGCTTCCCATAGTTCCGTGTATCGTAATTGTTCCCTCTCCTCCGTGTGTGAGCATAGGTTTTGGTATAGTAGTGTGATTAGTTGTGTTTGTGATGTTTCAGGGAAACAGAGTTTTTCGAAGAACGTCAATGGGGgttcttacatttttttaaatcaggaaACCAGAAGGCTTTTGCAGAATCAGGCAGCGGGACTGTCAATTAGCTGAGAGCAGCCAGTTGATGCTcatagccaatcagtgactccccattcataaaactggcgTGAAAAGACACATACCTCTTTCAAGCCAGTGTTATGAATGGAGaggcactgattggctgagagtgtcagatgacagatatacatacagcacTGTGGAGTTAAAGGTACTATAAATTGAGGAGTTGGGAGTCGAAGATTTTGTGAACCGACTCCATAGCTCTGCAATCTGTTTGGCCGCTCACTCCTGGCACCTTAACAACTACAGTGCACTTGAGTGTTTATGatgcttgcagtgttcctttacagTTCATTGTATGTTTTGCAAATTCCATTTACAAACAAGTTGTTCTTGTTtatagtgttatttactaaaaagtgaGTATTAtcagaaattctaagtgaatttaaaacttaaatggacactatagtcatcaaaacaacatatcagtccctgcaggcttttcgttgtaaacacagtcttttcagagaaaaggcaatgtttacattaaagcccatggacacctccagtggccactcctcatatgggaactggaggtgcttcctaggggcagtgttgcacactgtgcagcactggcatttagtcacttcaccctctgcatggagtcactgaactttctccatagatatgcattgattcaatgcaactctatgaagagatgccgattggccagacCTCCTCtgcatctcagccaatccaatgctttccctgtgcaaaagcaatggattggctgagaaaatAATTTCTAAtcatgtcagccaaagaggcataTTGAGGGCCTGTAGACCTGTGGAGGGCTGAAAATAAGATAAGTTGTAACCCTTTCTAAAAGGGCATGGGTTGGGGTCAAGCAATCTAaacagtggttttaacactaaagagtcaggaattcatgtttgtgttcctgaccctatagtgttcctttaaggccattTTTTCTGTCATAGAAATCAGTATATAATTAGAATAAGGGCCTTAAACAGACAGTTTGACATTACAAATAAtcttaaaacaaaaaactgtatCTCTTGGAATTATAATGCCTTCTCATTAATATCCACTTATGACTTATGTTTTAAAATCAGGCACTCAACCATAGAGTTATTCTCCTGTACACCAAGTCCTGTGAACGACAAAATTGAAAGTCAGAGACCCTTTTTTCTCAATTTGCtttcacagtaaaaataaaaaaaataaaacgaatAGGAATATAAAACTCGCTATTGGCACCTGAATAATATTCCGGGTGGGGCTGG
Above is a genomic segment from Pelobates fuscus isolate aPelFus1 chromosome 6, aPelFus1.pri, whole genome shotgun sequence containing:
- the TET2 gene encoding methylcytosine dioxygenase TET2; amino-acid sequence: MEEESTNHHEGSRLGPLLIHPVPASQTNISQQQNGNLTSECSHVQVNGDKYLATKSSFSITHMKGNQECADSDPLHENRDYPNRIENGGFKRTFSDPLISESIHLKKVRGGETVNGEKQGDLKNIQPSVFDFGCKDDSARISEQKNKGFQVPSEQCKDVNSHNRDIVLGLAARTVPMSNGASFSASSMETIHQELLEKTDPQYYNNNVSTAVQKQPPHMDAINTQTDASNELSTQTIHSSHTSGQITSQQTLNLVLPQESDAMAVEASNGESFSEQAVISRNYSLHIHEQQPLPQDTPKYNSHTLTSNRNCNSRGPAEHASNHQQAVSTNDSFLFRNMRTDEKLDHEKKDPFTSLQFNKLLYSQESEGFNSNQNTYDETIFNSSLSSQSGKLHDQAVSSQSAVLHPPTVIKHIMLPTELPSPQCTAVREASSESSIANRCISKKQSEKQTPLQEIGQESCNGVTKEREQFMQQTNPYLRTSWLEHRPNYCRQKDSSQKSSEDLLQLLIQSQSQSQMKLKQYTRKPGLVDLSPRNPESPTNGVLHQSDSPDQQQHFQKHLSQTKIDSQLQSYTQKNKANCFGFQSMPEQETQHAFDQVLKQHLKLQTSKEELVSHNLQHAIHQQHTKQCESPRLNLNKHLQQKQDKEELSQAYASSVYKSNQSRGSTQNSLNLEENTHSINPYPNSLGYQFSAEDLERELRKYPSSTNAALHQNHEPNMHSMGPSCVGKELYTPEKIEFGKSNGKDMTEELQQHMRHYQNHNIQQHDTHNYNNKQNNRVPFSNPPHPLSQENSRLNHEVPRSMEHQKRYLPQSHPTTSLSQDQTGYHSQFANQVDCIPKYAALRHHLLQRREQQKHESSHGRRSAKLENNCMRTPGENKAGRKTIKQESQHFGTEIMQQKSIIETLEQQMKPYPGKSVFHNHISTIKSPKHVKVESSGPITILSTHTNSSTLDQQPIPPQEKTPTKRAAGSALNNFLESPSKLLGTPIKNLLDTPVKTQYDFPSCSCVEQIIEKDEGPYYTHLGAGPNVATIREMMEERFGEKGKAIRIEKVVYTGKEGKSAQGCPIAKWVIRRSGDEEKLLCLVRERAGHSCETAVIIILILVWEGISVSLADRLYSELTETLRKYGALTNRRCARNEERTCACQGLDPDTCGASFSFGCSWSMYYNGCKFARSKIPRKFKLLGDDPKEEEKLEASLQHLSTMMAPIYKKLAPDAYNNQIEHEHRAPDCRLGMKEGRPFSGVTACLDFCAHSHRDLHNMQNGSTLVCTLTREDNRDIGKLPPDEQLHVLPLYKISDVDEFGSTTAQEEKKSSGAIQVLSHFRRQVRMLAEPVKTCRQKKLEAKKAAAEKLSASLENGSSKNEKEKPSRHKNSHLETAAHEKQLADLLRNSRPVMPHSSIPNVNHTNPMASFSGSDHYASLMDLFHAPPNSAVACASNLMNPYQGSLNQGSPCPPYPCNGNVPMENCSNYIGSYPPHPPPIDLYKFKNQDSMNKLSLPPVQSLYQQKFTNNQTYGHKYLNYGNEDMQADNFNGYDHKLTSHPAGHFNPYSLHSSDHLLIDGASKSNLFNPDYSSMNKNGDFTFPHSYRPHETSSTLEGRAGSLHPYGENGEISSHAANGISKMLPGLNHDRTTLGGLTRTNGANVHEKLTQATTSVPEEKEEVWSDSEQSFLDPEIGGVAVAPTHGSILIECAKRELHATTPLKNPNRNHPTRISLVFYQHKSMNEPKHGLALWEAKMAGKAREKEEDCEKYGPDYVAPKSYKKAKREPIEPAHESGEPAYLGFIKSLSQRTMSLTTDSLVMSSPYALTRVTGPYNRYM